A region of the Candidatus Binataceae bacterium genome:
TCCTGCGCGGAAATTCCGCGTCGGCTACACGCGGCGCGGGCGCGCCGCTATACTTGAGCGCGATTCCTCCAAGGAGCTCGCCGGTCGCAACTCGAAGCCATCACGAAGCGCCAGCGGAAACCGGTCCGGCCGCAAGCGGCGACAAGGTTCGCGGCGGCACTAGCCTCGCGTTGCTGGTGGGCGCGGGAATCCTGCTGAGCCGGATCGCCGGACTCATCCGCGAGAGTATTTTCGCACACTATCTGGGCAACTCAGCGGCCGCCGACGCCTTCAAGGCCGGCTTCAGAATTCCGAATATCCTGCAGAATCTCTTCGGCGAGGGCGTGCTCTCGGCCTCGTTCATTCCGGTTTACAGCCGGCTGCTCAGCGAGGGCGAGGAAGAGGCGGCTGACCTGCTGGCGTGGTCCGTCGGTGCGATCCTTGGGCTGGCGATCGCGATCCTGGTGGTCGCGGGCGTGCTCTTCACCCCCTATCTGATCGACGCGATCGCGCCGGGCTTTCACGGCGCGCGCCGCGACCTGACCATCCGCATCGTGCGCATCCTGTTTCCCGGCGCTGGGCTGCTCGTGATGTCGGCCTGGTGCCTCGGCGTCCTCAACAGCCACCATCGGTTCTTCGCCTCCTACACGGCGCCGGTGGCGTGGAACGCCGCGATTATCGCCGCGCTGATCTTTTACGGCCCGCGCAGCACTCAGGACGGGCTTGCGCTCAAGGCGGCGTGGGGCTCGGTCGCCGGGGCGGCACTCCAGATTATCGTCCAACTACCGCAGACGCTCCCATTGCTAGGCCCACTGCGTATCCATTTCGCGCGAGTGCGGACGGAGCTGCGCAACGTCTTCAACAACCTGATGCCGGTGATCGCCAGTCGCGGCGTCGCGCAGGTCAGCGGCTATATCGATAATCTGCTCGCGAGCCTGCTCCCGGTCGGCGCAGTGGCCGGGCTCAACTACGCGCAGATTCTCTACCTCCTGCCGGTGAGCCTGTTCGGGATGTCGGTGGCGGCGGCGGAGCTGCCCGCGATGTCGCGCGTGACGGTCGCGACCAACACCGCGTCCGCCGAGGCGCTGCGCGCGCGGCTCAATGCCGGACTGCGGCAGATCTCGTTCATGGTGGTGCCATCGGCCGCGGCCTTTCTGATCATCGGCGACGTCATCGTGGCACTGCTGTTCCAGTCGGGCGCCTTCAAGCATCGCGACGCACTCTACGTCTGGGCGATCCTCGCCGGCTCGGCGGTCGGCTTGCTGGCCGCCACGATGAGCCGGCTCTACAACTCGACCTACTACGCGATGTGGGACACGCGCACACCTTTACGTTATGCGCTGATCCGGGTCGGCCTGACACTTGTGTTGGGCTACCTCTGCGCGATTATTCTGCCGCCGCTCTTCGGCATCCCGATGCGCTGGGGCGTCGCCGGATTGTCGGCGTCGGCCGGCGTCGCGGCGTGGGTCGAGTTCACGTTGCTGCGGCGCAGCCTGAACCGGCGCCTCGGATGGACCGGGCTGGAGCGGCGCTATCTCATCCAGCTGTGGGCGATGGCGCTCGCCGCGGGAGCGATCGCGTTTGCAGTCAAACACGAAGTCCACCGCGGCCCGCGCCTGACCGCACTCGCAGTGATCCCAGTGTACGGGGCCGTATACCTGGGCCTCGCGTGGTGGAGCGGACTTCCGGAGTTATCGCGAATTACAGGGTTTGCCGTCTCCCGGGCAAAACGGATCGTACGTTAAAGACCTAGTGATATGTTTTCCCTTGCCCTCTTATGCGGGATGAGAGAGCCTAGCAGGCGTTTTTTCTGGTACTTTATTATCAGGGGGACGCCTTGGCGGATGCAACTTTAGAATTGGCTGTTTCCGAATCGTGGGAATTGGGAGATTTTCGACGGCTATTGTACTCTCTCGATAAGAGTTATTTCCGTCTAGCGATCCTCATTTCGGATGATCTGCGCCCAGAACTGATTAGGTTATCTCGCGGCTACAGCGATCCAGCGGGCCGGGAGCAGTCGTTTGCCTCTATATCGCGAACATTGACCCATCAGGCTAGAGAGCATTATGGAGACTTGCGTATAGAACGTATTCAGATCTCGTCTCCAGGCCTCTTCGAGGTCGCTGCAATTGCAGATATCGCCGGCCTTTTGGTCAATCTTTTCTCTTTGCTCCGTGGAAGGCTAGGGGCGCATGACCGGGTAAAAATGGAGGGAATTGCCGCGATTCGCAAGATAGCTATCGAGTCGATAGAAGCCACTGCGCAGTCACCAGAGGTTGTACAAGAAATCGTGAACTTGACAGCAAATGCGATCGTCGGGATAGCGCGAGAGGATCGCGTCACGGAAATGAGGGTGCGCAATCACAGAGCGAACCTGGAGTGAGCGCGCGTAGAGAAGAAACCACCTTTTTTTGGAACTGTCGCTCAAGGCCGGGGCCGTGGCACTCTCTTTCTCCTACTCGATGAGCAAAACGATTCGCCACACTTTCTCGTATTCCTGCAATCAGTGCGGGCGATGCTGCCGCGATCAGGTGATTGCGCTGTCGCCGTATGACGTGATTCGGATCGCGCGGGCCGCGGGAATTTCGACGGCTGAGACGGTGCGGGAATATACCCTCCGGCGCGGATCGATTCTAAAGTTCAAAGACGACGGAACCTGCCGCGCGCTCGCGGGCGTGCGATGCACGATTCATGCGGGACGCCCGCTAGCCTGCCGGCTCTATCCTTTGGGTCTCGAACGCGACCTCGATGGGCGCGAGAATTTCATCCGGCTCGAACCGGCGATCGGCTCGCGCGGGATCTATGGCGAGAGCGGCACGATCGCTGATTTCCTCGAGGCGCAGGGCGTCCCGGAGTATCTGGCCGCAAACGACGCTTATCGGCAGTTGCTCGATCTGATGCGTGCGCGCGTCGCGGCACTGGGCGATTTCACGATCGTGGAGCCGCACGAGTTCTGGCGCGTCGCGACCCGCGAGGCCCTGGCCGAAAACAATTTCGATCCGAATCCGCTGATCGACGCGCTGTTCGACGCCGATCGCTTCGCCGGCCGCGGCGATTCCGGGGCAGCCACGATGCGCGCGCATCTCGAGGCGCTCAATGACCTGATCCGGATCGAGAAGAATCCCGCGAGCCTCGCCGCCGCCGCGGTTATGCTCGCGGTCAGCCTGGGCCATCCGCCCGTCGCGCGGGCAGCCGATCTGCCCTAGACTCTATTCGCTGTCGTCCCGATTTTTGGACGGTGTCGCAGCACCATTGGGCGTCGCAGTTGGGGAAGGTGTAGCAGTCGGTGAGGGCGGTGTCTTGTCGGCGCCGAGGTCCTGGATAATCTGCGTCGCGTGAATCGACGGATCGACGTTCGGATAGACCTTGAGGATGTTGCCGTCCTCGCCGATCACGTAAGTGACGCGCCGATCAAGTCCGAGGATCGGGATACCGTTGTCAGCGCCGTAGGCCTTGGCGATCTTGTTGCCCGGATCGAGCAACAGGGGAAACGAGAGCCGGTATTTTTTGGCGAACGCCCGATGGGCGTCGGCACTGTCGATACTGCATCCGAGGAGCGCGATACCCCATCGGCTCAACTGCGCGTAGCCGTCGCGGAAGGCGCAGGCCTCCTTCGTGCACCCGGGCGTGCTGTCCTTGGGATAGAAGTAGAGCACGACTTTGCGCCCGCGATAGTCACTGAGCTTGATCGGCACCGTCTGCTCGCCAACCACGGCGGTGGTAGAGAAGGCGGGCGCCGGCGTTCCCACTTTGAGCATTTCGGCGCGCGCCAGCCACGGAAAGAACAGGTTGAAAAATCCGCTCATGATGATCACCGCCAGGACTCGCGAGAGCGAGCGCCTCGACCGACTATAGCAGGCCATCGGAATAGCAGGCAGCCTGCTAACGCTGCAGCCGCTTGAGCAGGCGCTCGAGCCGGTCGAAGGCCTCGTTCAAATTCGCGAGCGAAGTGGCATAGCTCATCCGCACGTGCTCCGGCGCGCCGAAGTCGTTGCCGCCGACCAGGGCGACGTGCGCCTCGTTGAGCGCCAACTCGGCGAACGAATTGCCGTCGCTGACCTTGTGCCCATCGAGGCTCGCGCCGAGAATCGCCGAGATATTCGGGAAGGCGTAAAACGCGCCCTGCGGCACGTTCGGGAGGCGGAAACCATCGAGCCGGCGCACGCGCTCGACCACCAGTTCACGCCGCGCGCGGAACTCCGCCATCATCGACTTGATTTCGTCCTGAGGCCCGGCCAGCGCCTCGACCGCCGCAGCCTGGGTGATCGAGTTGGGATTGCCGCTGTTCTGACTCTGCAGGCGGGTCGCCGCCGCGATTGCCTCGCGCGGTCCGGCAGCGAAGCCGATGCGCCATCCGGTCATCGCATAGGCCTTCGACAGCGAGTTGAAAACAATCCCTTTGGACTTGAGCCGAGGCTCGACCTGGAAGACATGAGGCGCCGGACCGTCATAGATGATGTGCTCGTAAACGTCGTCGGACATCACCCAGAGGTTGGCGTCGAGCAGGATTTTTGAAAGTGCAGAAAGTTGCTCGGACGAATAGACCGC
Encoded here:
- the murJ gene encoding murein biosynthesis integral membrane protein MurJ, yielding MSAIPPRSSPVATRSHHEAPAETGPAASGDKVRGGTSLALLVGAGILLSRIAGLIRESIFAHYLGNSAAADAFKAGFRIPNILQNLFGEGVLSASFIPVYSRLLSEGEEEAADLLAWSVGAILGLAIAILVVAGVLFTPYLIDAIAPGFHGARRDLTIRIVRILFPGAGLLVMSAWCLGVLNSHHRFFASYTAPVAWNAAIIAALIFYGPRSTQDGLALKAAWGSVAGAALQIIVQLPQTLPLLGPLRIHFARVRTELRNVFNNLMPVIASRGVAQVSGYIDNLLASLLPVGAVAGLNYAQILYLLPVSLFGMSVAAAELPAMSRVTVATNTASAEALRARLNAGLRQISFMVVPSAAAFLIIGDVIVALLFQSGAFKHRDALYVWAILAGSAVGLLAATMSRLYNSTYYAMWDTRTPLRYALIRVGLTLVLGYLCAIILPPLFGIPMRWGVAGLSASAGVAAWVEFTLLRRSLNRRLGWTGLERRYLIQLWAMALAAGAIAFAVKHEVHRGPRLTALAVIPVYGAVYLGLAWWSGLPELSRITGFAVSRAKRIVR
- a CDS encoding YkgJ family cysteine cluster protein, giving the protein MALSFSYSMSKTIRHTFSYSCNQCGRCCRDQVIALSPYDVIRIARAAGISTAETVREYTLRRGSILKFKDDGTCRALAGVRCTIHAGRPLACRLYPLGLERDLDGRENFIRLEPAIGSRGIYGESGTIADFLEAQGVPEYLAANDAYRQLLDLMRARVAALGDFTIVEPHEFWRVATREALAENNFDPNPLIDALFDADRFAGRGDSGAATMRAHLEALNDLIRIEKNPASLAAAAVMLAVSLGHPPVARAADLP
- a CDS encoding peroxiredoxin, which codes for MSGFFNLFFPWLARAEMLKVGTPAPAFSTTAVVGEQTVPIKLSDYRGRKVVLYFYPKDSTPGCTKEACAFRDGYAQLSRWGIALLGCSIDSADAHRAFAKKYRLSFPLLLDPGNKIAKAYGADNGIPILGLDRRVTYVIGEDGNILKVYPNVDPSIHATQIIQDLGADKTPPSPTATPSPTATPNGAATPSKNRDDSE
- a CDS encoding pyridoxal phosphate-dependent aminotransferase — its product is MFAQSAALARVKPSATMAADAKARALRAAGKDVISLAAGEPDFDTPERIKAAARRALADGMTHYTPVSGTAALKEAIRLKLKRDNGLDYEAAEIIASAGGKQAEANVIAALFDEGDEVIIPTPAWVSFVAMVNLSGAEAQLVPCPEENAFLLDPERLRRAITPRTRGIILNSPSNPTGAVYSSEQLSALSKILLDANLWVMSDDVYEHIIYDGPAPHVFQVEPRLKSKGIVFNSLSKAYAMTGWRIGFAAGPREAIAAATRLQSQNSGNPNSITQAAAVEALAGPQDEIKSMMAEFRARRELVVERVRRLDGFRLPNVPQGAFYAFPNISAILGASLDGHKVSDGNSFAELALNEAHVALVGGNDFGAPEHVRMSYATSLANLNEAFDRLERLLKRLQR